A DNA window from Acetobacter aceti NBRC 14818 contains the following coding sequences:
- a CDS encoding M15 family metallopeptidase, translating into MESLEKYDDIIFFQRFCASCGLYGGPIDGVFHENMRAASDSLKEQYEYIRNNEGVFDARSEKNILSLIPEAQIIARRMLVVSRKLHPLVTKIISGTRTYAEQDALYAIGRTIDRDKRKVTNARGGESNHNFGIAWDVGIFDENGRYMNGDQPDDERAYQHLAAVAKAEISEIEWGGDWTSFVDPPHYQLKTGKSAKEIRELFEEGRLFVS; encoded by the coding sequence ATGGAATCTCTTGAGAAATATGACGATATCATCTTCTTCCAACGTTTTTGTGCTTCTTGTGGTTTGTATGGTGGCCCCATTGACGGCGTGTTTCATGAGAACATGCGTGCTGCAAGCGATAGCCTGAAAGAACAGTACGAATATATCCGCAATAACGAGGGGGTATTCGATGCGCGTAGTGAGAAAAATATTCTCTCACTGATCCCGGAAGCGCAGATTATTGCCCGTCGCATGCTTGTCGTATCCCGGAAATTGCATCCACTGGTCACCAAAATCATCTCCGGGACAAGGACATACGCTGAACAGGATGCCTTATATGCTATCGGCCGAACCATTGATCGGGACAAAAGAAAGGTAACCAATGCCCGGGGAGGGGAAAGTAATCATAACTTCGGCATAGCTTGGGATGTCGGAATTTTTGATGAAAATGGCCGGTATATGAATGGAGATCAGCCAGATGATGAGCGGGCTTATCAACATCTGGCGGCTGTGGCCAAGGCTGAAATCAGCGAAATTGAATGGGGTGGCGACTGGACCTCTTTCGTTGATCCTCCCCACTATCAGTTGAAAACCGGCAAGAGCGCCAAAGAAATCAGGGAATTGTTTGAAGAAGGTCGTCTGTTTGTATCCTGA
- a CDS encoding FUSC family protein, with product MARLHSFLNSFEASWFGSWVGRQKWLYAPSLLNFGYALRTTIASLIALGIALWWELGSPQWAPLTVWMIAQGSRGKSLAKARWHMFGMVVGTLIAITLVATAPQQPLLFILLLSGSIGMLCFIGTLLPGPASMANYRMHGMRASGFTLSIISLDGITDPNHIFEISMARATYITLGIVCETVISSLFQFRLTQRARNRLVDNYVAAIRPTTKTLGALLGGDRNALRTSAEMMATLAGLGDQIEFAEIEMGKHGREGDHARAALSGVAALFSRGLELAALMADPASCGASWDKLASDSRSFLLSLPDRLTDPAEFSAVMAELDTLRSTSRVEAANCLAREMDMVTHPPVDVVAETIVTREGQAVHVLGDMLDELATSLQQFEDSRNPIAHDHFHYPIETWRDWHQATGNSLRASVSMFVAGVIWITTAWPQGLFFLMFVGIINSLFSTLETPAVATRAFLHGTVMVIAVATFMVMLVMPAISTYEMMAMCFIPVMMVGGLAFSNPATILGAVAYNLFLTILVSPYNDERMLDEISFFNTAMPLFLTMAFCMWMYRVFLPLDPDGVRWNMRLQILQMLRGLARRAYPLRPHDVIGVSIERMVRLLNTVGGRRGPVVDAYLQGVLSGMTVGLAILSLREVIARGNLPAQAKRNVQDMLARMAQFTGRYGGHYGRTEHATDAAVAALVRLEQGETNLSQRVEILRALADLRVIAAELKENRLFFDASSPYLDPVFS from the coding sequence ATGGCCCGGCTTCATTCTTTTCTGAACAGTTTCGAGGCCAGCTGGTTCGGCTCATGGGTCGGACGGCAGAAATGGCTCTATGCCCCCAGCCTGCTCAATTTCGGCTATGCGCTCCGCACCACCATCGCCTCCCTGATCGCGCTCGGCATCGCCCTGTGGTGGGAACTCGGCAGTCCGCAATGGGCGCCGCTCACTGTCTGGATGATCGCGCAGGGGTCACGCGGCAAGTCTCTTGCCAAGGCCCGCTGGCACATGTTCGGCATGGTCGTCGGGACACTGATCGCCATCACGCTGGTGGCGACCGCTCCCCAGCAGCCGCTGCTCTTCATCCTCCTTCTGTCCGGTTCCATCGGGATGCTGTGCTTTATCGGCACCCTGCTTCCCGGTCCGGCCTCCATGGCCAACTACCGAATGCACGGAATGAGGGCGAGCGGCTTTACCCTCTCGATCATCTCGCTCGACGGCATCACGGACCCCAACCACATCTTTGAAATCTCCATGGCCCGCGCGACCTACATCACGCTCGGCATCGTCTGTGAAACCGTCATCTCCTCCCTGTTCCAGTTCAGACTGACCCAGCGCGCCCGAAACCGGCTGGTCGACAATTATGTGGCGGCGATCAGGCCAACCACAAAGACGCTCGGCGCACTGCTCGGTGGTGACCGCAATGCGCTGCGCACGTCAGCCGAAATGATGGCCACGCTGGCCGGGCTTGGCGACCAGATCGAATTCGCCGAGATCGAGATGGGCAAGCACGGGCGCGAAGGCGATCATGCCCGTGCTGCTTTGTCAGGCGTCGCCGCCCTGTTTTCCCGTGGGCTGGAACTTGCGGCTCTGATGGCCGATCCGGCTTCCTGTGGCGCAAGCTGGGACAAGCTGGCCTCAGACAGCCGCTCCTTTCTGCTGTCTCTGCCCGACCGTCTGACCGATCCGGCCGAATTCAGCGCTGTCATGGCCGAACTGGACACCCTGCGTTCCACGAGCCGGGTGGAGGCGGCCAACTGTCTGGCGCGTGAGATGGACATGGTCACGCATCCTCCCGTAGATGTGGTGGCGGAGACGATCGTGACGCGGGAAGGGCAGGCGGTTCACGTTCTGGGCGACATGCTGGACGAACTGGCGACCTCGCTGCAACAGTTTGAGGACAGTCGCAATCCGATCGCCCACGATCATTTCCATTATCCGATCGAGACCTGGCGAGACTGGCATCAGGCGACCGGCAACAGTCTGCGGGCCAGCGTCTCCATGTTCGTGGCGGGCGTGATCTGGATCACCACGGCATGGCCGCAGGGGCTGTTCTTTCTGATGTTCGTCGGCATCATCAACTCACTCTTCTCGACGCTTGAAACACCTGCTGTCGCCACACGCGCCTTCCTGCACGGCACGGTGATGGTCATAGCGGTCGCCACGTTCATGGTGATGCTCGTCATGCCCGCCATTTCGACCTACGAGATGATGGCGATGTGCTTCATTCCGGTCATGATGGTCGGCGGTCTGGCTTTCTCGAACCCTGCCACCATTCTGGGCGCTGTGGCCTACAACCTGTTCCTCACCATTCTGGTCAGCCCGTACAACGACGAGCGGATGCTGGACGAGATTTCCTTCTTCAACACCGCCATGCCGCTTTTCCTGACCATGGCGTTCTGCATGTGGATGTATCGCGTCTTCCTGCCGCTCGATCCGGATGGCGTGCGCTGGAACATGCGTCTGCAGATCCTTCAGATGCTGCGGGGGCTGGCCCGACGCGCCTATCCGCTGCGCCCGCATGACGTGATCGGGGTCAGCATTGAACGGATGGTCCGGCTGCTCAACACGGTTGGCGGGCGGCGCGGCCCCGTGGTGGACGCCTATCTGCAGGGCGTCCTGTCCGGCATGACCGTGGGGCTTGCGATCCTAAGTCTGCGGGAAGTCATCGCCCGTGGTAACCTGCCAGCTCAGGCAAAGCGGAATGTGCAGGACATGCTGGCGCGGATGGCCCAGTTCACGGGTCGCTATGGCGGACATTATGGTCGGACGGAACACGCCACCGACGCGGCGGTCGCGGCGCTGGTGCGGCTGGAGCAGGGAGAGACCAACCTGTCCCAGCGCGTGGAGATCCTGCGCGCGCTGGCTGATCTGCGTGTCATTGCAGCGGAACTGAAAGAGAACCGCCTGTTTTTCGATGCGTCGAGCCCTTATCTGGACCCGGTGTTTTCATAA